A single region of the Biomaibacter acetigenes genome encodes:
- a CDS encoding FAD-dependent oxidoreductase: protein MKLGIPGEELTGVFSGVEFLRKVNLGLEVPLGERVAVIGGGNAAIDAARTALRKGAGEVHLFYRRSREEMPAQKEEIEDALAEGIRFHHYTAPVEILGDNGKVDKIRIQRMRAGEFDRSGRRKPVPIEGSEFTVKVDSVIAAIGQQPDLNNIGIEVNKNMTLQVNKDTLETSLTGVFAGGDCVTGPATVIEAIDFGRRAALSIDKFLGGEMYRRKRTYVRKTEYEIYEQPMERYAVQKLSPDERTKSFAEVERGMSEEMAYKEACRCLRCDVKESQEGGVKNAES, encoded by the coding sequence ATGAAGCTGGGGATTCCCGGCGAGGAACTGACTGGAGTATTTTCAGGCGTGGAATTTTTGAGGAAAGTAAATCTAGGTTTGGAAGTACCTCTCGGGGAACGGGTAGCAGTCATAGGCGGCGGCAATGCGGCGATAGATGCAGCGAGGACTGCTCTGAGAAAAGGAGCCGGCGAGGTTCACCTCTTTTACCGCAGGAGCAGGGAAGAGATGCCGGCTCAAAAAGAGGAAATTGAAGACGCTCTGGCCGAAGGCATAAGGTTCCACCACTACACCGCTCCGGTGGAAATCCTGGGCGACAATGGAAAGGTGGATAAAATCAGGATACAGAGGATGAGAGCCGGGGAATTCGACAGAAGCGGCCGGAGAAAACCGGTCCCCATCGAGGGTTCGGAATTTACGGTGAAGGTCGATAGTGTCATCGCAGCCATAGGACAACAGCCTGATTTAAATAATATTGGGATTGAGGTAAATAAGAATATGACCCTTCAGGTAAATAAAGATACCCTGGAAACATCCCTGACCGGCGTCTTTGCCGGAGGCGACTGCGTAACTGGCCCTGCCACAGTTATAGAGGCCATAGATTTTGGGCGGAGAGCGGCACTGTCCATAGATAAATTCCTGGGAGGAGAGATGTACAGGAGAAAGAGGACATATGTTAGGAAAACCGAATACGAAATTTATGAACAGCCGATGGAAAGGTACGCAGTACAAAAACTTTCTCCGGATGAGAGAACAAAGAGCTTTGCCGAAGTGGAACGGGGCATGTCGGAAGAAATGGCATATAAGGAAGCTTGCCGCTGCTTGAGATGCGATGTTAAAGAATCCCAGGAAGGAGGGGTGAAAAATGCTGAATCTTAA
- a CDS encoding ATP-binding protein, whose amino-acid sequence MDEHTLEKVKDPFFTTRTTRKVGLGIPLFEQAAKCCGGQLDIISRIGEGTSIRASFVRSHIDRAPLGSMADTMVLLVAANPELDFIYRHRVDGQEFVLDTREIKKTLQDVPISNPMVLDWIKTFVEDNLKQINGGA is encoded by the coding sequence ATGGATGAACACACCTTAGAAAAAGTGAAGGACCCATTTTTTACGACCAGGACCACCAGAAAGGTTGGTCTGGGGATACCCCTGTTTGAGCAGGCCGCAAAATGCTGTGGGGGACAGCTTGATATCATTTCAAGGATTGGAGAGGGGACCAGTATCCGGGCAAGTTTTGTCAGAAGCCATATAGATAGAGCGCCGCTGGGCAGTATGGCGGATACCATGGTCTTGCTGGTGGCGGCAAATCCCGAACTGGATTTTATATACCGCCACCGGGTCGACGGTCAAGAATTTGTGCTGGATACCCGGGAAATAAAAAAGACCCTGCAGGATGTGCCCATATCCAATCCTATGGTGCTTGACTGGATAAAGACCTTTGTGGAGGACAATTTAAAGCAAATTAATGGAGGTGCATAA
- a CDS encoding (2Fe-2S) ferredoxin domain-containing protein: MEGPRESPNAQVVLRYGICSIAVGAKDVLTAFQKEIEDKNLNNVRIKTTGCIGLCSMEPLVDVHVEGLPNVTYHHVTPEMARGIVFHHIQNRTIINEWVIPNV; this comes from the coding sequence ATGGAAGGTCCAAGAGAATCTCCAAATGCACAGGTAGTGCTTCGATACGGCATATGCAGCATTGCGGTGGGAGCGAAAGATGTACTTACGGCCTTTCAAAAGGAGATAGAGGATAAAAATTTGAACAATGTCAGGATAAAAACCACCGGTTGTATAGGACTCTGTTCTATGGAACCCCTGGTGGATGTTCACGTGGAAGGACTTCCGAATGTAACTTATCACCATGTGACACCGGAAATGGCAAGGGGCATCGTTTTTCACCACATTCAAAACCGCACCATAATCAATGAATGGGTAATTCCAAACGTATAG
- the nuoE gene encoding NADH-quinone oxidoreductase subunit NuoE yields MPDKNIFDVSDEDLIWVEQQVEKHGKKKGELIQILRDVQEHFGFIPRKVQVRLSELLDVTLSEIYSIVTFYAFFSLKPKGKYQISCCKGTACYVRGAEKIIEKLSQYLKIQPGDTTDDGLFSLDVIRCLGACGLGPVMMINDDVYARLKPEDITEIISRYEPPFRDYSEVMRQQREEARIKEKFAAEPSRRLAPI; encoded by the coding sequence ATGCCGGATAAAAATATCTTTGATGTCAGTGACGAAGACCTCATTTGGGTCGAACAACAGGTAGAAAAACACGGTAAAAAGAAGGGTGAGCTTATTCAGATTCTGAGAGATGTCCAGGAACATTTTGGATTCATACCAAGAAAGGTCCAGGTCCGGTTGTCAGAACTTCTGGACGTGACCCTGAGCGAGATTTACAGTATCGTTACCTTTTATGCCTTTTTCTCATTAAAACCCAAGGGGAAGTACCAGATAAGCTGCTGCAAGGGTACCGCCTGTTATGTCAGGGGAGCGGAAAAAATCATCGAAAAACTTTCCCAGTATCTCAAAATACAACCTGGTGATACCACCGATGACGGCCTGTTTTCCCTGGATGTGATTAGATGCCTGGGAGCCTGCGGTTTGGGGCCTGTCATGATGATAAATGATGACGTTTATGCCAGGCTCAAACCCGAAGATATAACAGAAATAATTTCCCGCTATGAACCGCCGTTCAGGGATTACAGCGAGGTGATGAGGCAGCAGCGGGAAGAGGCCAGAATAAAAGAAAAATTTGCAGCCGAACCCAGCAGGAGACTTGCACCGATTTAG
- a CDS encoding (2Fe-2S) ferredoxin domain-containing protein: MKSIEELEKIRDQAKDLINLRKDNETKTRVVVGMGTCGIAAGARQAMLAILDEIKKRNLDNVIVTETGCIGLCKFEPLVDVIKPNQPKVTYVNVNEEKARQIVVKHIINNQVIDDWVIPNI, from the coding sequence ATAAAATCTATAGAGGAACTGGAGAAAATAAGGGACCAGGCAAAGGATTTAATCAATTTAAGAAAGGACAATGAAACAAAAACCCGTGTAGTTGTAGGCATGGGAACCTGCGGAATTGCCGCCGGAGCCAGGCAGGCCATGCTGGCCATTCTGGATGAGATCAAAAAGAGAAATCTTGATAATGTCATTGTTACTGAGACCGGCTGTATAGGCCTTTGCAAATTTGAGCCACTGGTGGACGTAATTAAACCAAACCAGCCAAAAGTAACTTATGTGAACGTTAATGAGGAAAAAGCCCGCCAGATTGTGGTAAAGCACATTATCAACAATCAGGTCATCGATGATTGGGTAATACCTAATATTTAA
- a CDS encoding sigma 54-interacting transcriptional regulator gives MPGIVRTEKNKCKQCYSCVRHCPVKAVRVKNGQAEVLSERCIACGNCVKVCSQNAKTIESGIDKTLEILHRKEFKIAILAPSFPAAFTKDICGRIIAALKMMGFDEVWEVAVGAELIGEKYEELLNNRFKPPLISSACPAVVNLIEKHFPSLIPHLSPVVSPMIATGRLIKLEYPEALVVFIGPCVAKKDEMKQVEGVDAVLTFKELEDMIFTKNIDITRLEPSCFDGPLPQKAFRGFPVSGGLFLSLKDPFNFSRKTVIVDKREDVLPCLESIDSGEYNPYFVDILMCGGCVEGPHFKDTNYFANREKVEEFLLQGDKNDKDRDTVSEYLMHMKNAQELDLTRRYSSKAVFLKSPSEEDIRKILNYTNKYSLQDELNCGACGYSSCREKAVAVYNGIAEIDMCLPFLLTKEIKEKKRTEEFNREMNAIIDSSYDGIFVSDGEGKTLRLNRAFARFLGKSPESVIGLKADDLEKSRIIYPSLTKLVLKEKRRLTLIQETGTGKKVLATGNPIFDEEGRVVRVVVNARDMAELNHLSREALDFEKLKTYMEQSSLELNQGPLPRIVSISPLMEELLRIALRVAAVNSTVLILGESGVGKGLIARFIHENSPRKKGPFIKVNCGSIPESLLESELFGYETGAFTGARREGKPGLIEMAHKGTLLLDEIGDLPLNLQVKLLQVLQEKELTRIGGTKPIEVDIRVIAATNKDLRKMAEEGTFREDLYYRLNVVPLVVPPLRDRKEDVEPLIDYFMAYFNKNYGMTKSITEDAMKALVNYSWPGNVRELENLIERLVVTSERNCITIQELPEFIRGKKPPLQKITVEGIMPLKKAQDLVEQQLLELAVKQCNTTYEMAELLGVNQSTIVRKLQRFKDKQI, from the coding sequence ATGCCGGGTATCGTAAGGACGGAAAAAAACAAATGCAAGCAATGTTATTCCTGCGTTCGCCACTGTCCGGTCAAAGCAGTAAGGGTAAAAAACGGCCAGGCCGAAGTTTTGAGTGAAAGGTGTATTGCCTGCGGCAATTGCGTAAAAGTGTGCTCCCAAAATGCTAAAACAATTGAAAGTGGCATAGATAAAACACTCGAAATTTTACACAGGAAAGAATTTAAAATAGCAATTCTGGCTCCTAGCTTTCCTGCAGCATTCACAAAAGATATTTGCGGGAGGATTATCGCTGCTTTAAAAATGATGGGTTTTGATGAGGTATGGGAAGTGGCAGTGGGAGCAGAACTCATTGGTGAAAAATATGAAGAACTTTTAAACAATCGTTTTAAGCCTCCGCTAATTTCCAGCGCCTGCCCCGCAGTAGTCAACCTTATTGAAAAACATTTCCCAAGCTTAATTCCCCACCTTTCACCTGTGGTTTCCCCGATGATAGCGACAGGCCGTCTGATAAAGCTGGAATATCCAGAAGCATTGGTAGTATTCATTGGTCCATGTGTTGCAAAAAAAGATGAAATGAAACAGGTGGAAGGAGTGGATGCGGTACTCACTTTTAAAGAACTGGAAGATATGATTTTTACAAAAAATATAGACATAACCCGTTTGGAGCCTTCATGCTTTGACGGTCCATTGCCACAGAAAGCTTTCCGCGGTTTTCCGGTCAGCGGCGGGTTATTTCTTTCTTTAAAAGACCCCTTTAATTTTTCCCGCAAGACCGTGATTGTGGACAAGAGGGAGGATGTATTGCCGTGTCTTGAAAGTATAGATAGTGGAGAATATAACCCATATTTTGTGGATATTCTCATGTGCGGTGGCTGTGTGGAAGGGCCTCACTTCAAGGATACAAACTATTTTGCCAACAGGGAGAAGGTTGAGGAATTTCTACTGCAAGGGGATAAAAATGATAAAGACCGGGATACGGTTTCTGAATATCTGATGCATATGAAAAATGCACAGGAATTGGACCTCACCCGGCGTTATTCAAGTAAGGCTGTTTTTTTGAAATCTCCATCGGAAGAGGATATCAGAAAAATCTTGAATTATACAAACAAGTATTCCCTACAGGATGAATTAAATTGCGGGGCTTGTGGTTACAGTTCCTGCCGGGAAAAGGCTGTGGCGGTATATAACGGCATAGCCGAAATTGACATGTGCCTTCCATTTTTGCTGACAAAGGAGATAAAGGAAAAAAAACGTACTGAAGAATTTAACCGTGAAATGAATGCCATTATAGATTCGTCTTATGATGGAATATTTGTATCTGACGGCGAGGGAAAAACTTTACGTTTAAATAGGGCATTTGCCCGTTTTCTAGGGAAATCGCCGGAGAGTGTTATCGGATTAAAAGCCGATGACCTTGAAAAAAGCCGCATCATATATCCTTCTTTGACAAAATTGGTGCTAAAGGAAAAACGTAGACTGACACTTATTCAGGAAACCGGAACCGGCAAAAAGGTGCTGGCTACAGGCAATCCCATTTTCGATGAAGAAGGCAGGGTAGTCCGGGTGGTCGTAAACGCCCGTGATATGGCGGAACTGAACCATTTAAGCAGAGAGGCGCTGGATTTTGAGAAACTAAAAACATATATGGAACAGAGTTCTTTAGAACTAAATCAGGGTCCATTACCCAGAATAGTATCTATCAGCCCCTTGATGGAGGAATTGCTGCGAATTGCTTTGAGGGTTGCGGCAGTTAACTCTACGGTTTTAATATTGGGAGAATCCGGCGTAGGCAAAGGTCTTATTGCACGGTTTATCCATGAAAACAGTCCCAGGAAAAAAGGTCCCTTCATAAAGGTCAACTGCGGCTCCATACCCGAAAGTTTGCTGGAGTCAGAACTCTTCGGTTATGAGACCGGTGCTTTCACCGGAGCCCGACGGGAAGGTAAACCCGGCTTGATAGAAATGGCCCACAAAGGGACCCTTCTTCTGGATGAAATAGGCGATCTTCCCCTTAACCTGCAGGTTAAACTCCTGCAGGTACTGCAGGAAAAAGAACTTACCCGTATCGGCGGCACAAAACCCATTGAAGTGGATATAAGGGTCATTGCCGCCACTAATAAAGACCTGAGAAAAATGGCGGAAGAGGGCACTTTCAGAGAAGATTTATATTACCGCTTAAATGTGGTTCCTCTGGTGGTGCCGCCCTTGAGAGATCGGAAAGAAGATGTAGAACCATTGATAGATTATTTTATGGCCTATTTTAATAAAAATTACGGGATGACAAAATCCATAACTGAAGATGCCATGAAAGCCCTCGTTAACTATTCCTGGCCGGGCAATGTCAGGGAATTGGAAAACCTTATAGAAAGGCTTGTGGTCACTTCCGAGAGAAATTGTATAACCATTCAGGAACTTCCTGAATTTATCAGGGGCAAAAAACCACCCTTACAAAAAATAACGGTGGAGGGAATTATGCCTCTAAAGAAAGCCCAGGATCTGGTGGAACAGCAATTGCTGGAACTGGCGGTAAAACAGTGCAATACCACCTATGAAATGGCGGAACTTTTGGGGGTAAACCAGTCCACCATTGTGAGAAAGCTCCAGCGATTCAAAGATAAACAAATTTAA
- a CDS encoding AraC family transcriptional regulator: MTLLELREKLELKLLTSKMDENRQVEGGYASDLLSWVMAHARENQVWVTIQSHQNIVAVASLLGLSGIIVAEGVEVDENTIKKADDENIPIFATPKPVYEICGILYNILTGSRGKC, encoded by the coding sequence ATGACCTTACTTGAATTACGGGAAAAGCTTGAGCTTAAATTACTTACCAGTAAGATGGATGAAAATAGACAGGTGGAAGGTGGCTATGCTTCCGATCTTCTGAGCTGGGTGATGGCCCATGCAAGAGAGAATCAGGTTTGGGTGACAATTCAGAGCCATCAGAACATAGTCGCTGTTGCTTCACTGCTGGGTCTTTCCGGGATTATAGTGGCTGAGGGAGTAGAGGTTGATGAAAATACCATAAAAAAAGCTGACGATGAAAATATACCTATTTTTGCCACACCAAAGCCGGTTTATGAAATATGCGGTATACTGTATAATATACTTACCGGGAGCCGGGGAAAATGTTGA
- a CDS encoding NADH-dependent [FeFe] hydrogenase, group A6 — translation MEMVTLTIDGQKVEVPKGSTVLEAAHKANIRIPTLCFLKGINEIGACRMCVVEVKGARALQASCVLPVSEGMEVITNSPAVRESRKVTLELLLSDHNLECPTCVRNLNCELQKLAEELGIKSIRYPGEKHAPRYDDFSPSIVRDASKCILCRRCVSACHKVQGVGVISPNHRGFNTIIAPVFDLSLAEVACVNCGQCIMACPVGALKEKDDTDKVWQALADPDKHVIVQTAPAIRVSLGEEFGESRGAIVTKKLPAALRRLGFDRVFDTDFTADLTIMEEGNEFLERLQHGGKLPLITSCSPGWIKFCEHYYPEFLDNLSTCKSPQQMFGAVAKTYYAQKMGIDPSKIFVVSIMPCTAKKFEAQRPEMNSSGYQDVDVALTTRELSRMLKEAGIDVSKLPDEEFDDPLGISTGAGAIFGATGGVMEAALRTVYEVVTGKELQNIEFTSVRGVEGIKEATIDVDGTKVNVAVAHGLSNARKVLDRVKNGEANYHFIEIMCCPGGCVGGGGQPILSSEERWDTDYREVRGNAIYEVDRSMKLRKSHENPAVQTLYKEFLGKPLSEKSHHLLHTHYTKRPLYPEV, via the coding sequence ATGGAAATGGTAACATTAACCATAGATGGTCAAAAAGTAGAGGTCCCCAAAGGATCTACAGTGTTAGAAGCAGCCCATAAAGCTAATATCAGGATTCCGACCCTATGCTTTTTAAAAGGAATAAACGAAATTGGCGCCTGCCGTATGTGTGTGGTGGAAGTAAAAGGAGCCAGGGCTCTTCAAGCTTCCTGTGTTCTTCCGGTTTCCGAGGGCATGGAAGTAATAACTAATTCACCTGCAGTGAGGGAATCCAGAAAGGTCACCCTCGAACTCTTGCTCTCAGATCACAACCTGGAGTGCCCCACCTGCGTCAGAAACCTGAACTGTGAGCTCCAGAAGCTCGCCGAAGAACTGGGAATAAAATCTATCAGATACCCGGGAGAAAAACATGCACCCCGCTATGATGATTTTTCTCCATCTATCGTCAGGGATGCATCCAAATGTATCCTTTGCCGCAGGTGCGTTAGCGCCTGCCATAAGGTACAGGGTGTTGGGGTAATATCTCCCAACCACCGCGGCTTTAACACTATCATTGCACCGGTATTCGACTTAAGTCTTGCAGAAGTGGCCTGCGTCAACTGCGGACAGTGCATAATGGCATGCCCGGTAGGTGCCCTGAAGGAGAAAGATGATACCGACAAGGTATGGCAGGCCCTGGCTGACCCTGACAAGCACGTAATAGTCCAGACTGCTCCCGCTATCAGGGTTTCTCTGGGTGAGGAGTTCGGTGAAAGTAGGGGAGCCATAGTAACCAAGAAATTACCTGCCGCTCTGAGAAGGCTGGGATTTGACAGGGTGTTTGACACAGATTTTACTGCCGACTTGACTATAATGGAAGAAGGAAATGAATTCCTTGAGAGATTGCAGCATGGCGGCAAACTTCCGCTCATAACGTCCTGCAGCCCGGGATGGATTAAATTCTGTGAACATTACTATCCGGAATTCCTGGATAATCTATCCACCTGTAAGTCTCCCCAGCAGATGTTCGGTGCGGTGGCCAAGACCTATTATGCCCAGAAGATGGGTATAGATCCATCAAAAATATTTGTGGTTTCTATAATGCCCTGTACTGCAAAGAAGTTTGAAGCCCAGAGGCCGGAAATGAACTCCAGCGGCTATCAGGATGTGGATGTGGCCTTGACTACCAGAGAGCTTTCCAGGATGCTGAAAGAGGCCGGGATAGATGTCAGCAAGCTGCCTGACGAGGAATTTGACGATCCGCTGGGTATATCCACCGGCGCCGGCGCCATATTCGGAGCTACCGGCGGTGTCATGGAAGCTGCTTTGAGGACCGTATATGAAGTAGTAACCGGCAAAGAACTCCAGAATATAGAATTTACGAGTGTCCGCGGCGTGGAAGGGATCAAGGAAGCCACCATAGATGTGGATGGTACTAAGGTCAATGTGGCGGTAGCCCACGGCCTATCCAATGCACGCAAGGTGCTGGATCGCGTTAAGAACGGGGAAGCCAACTACCACTTCATAGAAATCATGTGCTGCCCCGGCGGATGCGTGGGTGGTGGCGGCCAGCCAATCCTGAGCTCCGAAGAGCGTTGGGATACAGATTACCGTGAGGTAAGAGGAAATGCCATATATGAAGTGGACCGCAGCATGAAACTCAGAAAATCCCATGAAAACCCGGCTGTTCAGACCCTTTACAAGGAATTTTTGGGGAAACCTCTGAGCGAAAAATCCCACCACCTGCTCCACACCCATTACACGAAACGGCCGCTGTACCCTGAGGTTTAA
- a CDS encoding PHP domain-containing protein: MLKQYPADLHIHTCLSPCADDDMNPANILNMARLMGTKIIGICDHNSAKNVKPVQEAAKDYDILVIPGMEVESAEEVHLLVFFEDLSIMAEWQEYVYSHLPPRKNNPEFFGRQQIVDKESNVIDEEEQMLLAAASLTAEEISQRVFEMGGMLVPAHIDRRTYSLWGQLGFIPENLKLTAVEISRNICETEARKKFSISDKICVITSSDAHRLKEMVFQKTFLYLESPSFLEIRKAFEAKEGRRVIIKE, translated from the coding sequence ATGTTGAAGCAATATCCGGCAGATTTACACATTCATACATGCCTGTCACCATGTGCAGATGATGATATGAATCCCGCAAATATTTTAAATATGGCAAGATTAATGGGAACAAAAATAATAGGTATTTGTGACCATAACAGCGCAAAAAATGTAAAGCCGGTACAGGAGGCCGCAAAAGATTATGATATCCTTGTAATCCCCGGCATGGAAGTGGAAAGTGCCGAGGAAGTCCATCTGCTTGTGTTTTTTGAGGATTTAAGCATTATGGCGGAGTGGCAGGAATATGTTTACAGCCATCTTCCTCCGAGAAAAAATAACCCTGAATTTTTTGGCAGACAGCAAATTGTAGATAAAGAATCCAATGTTATAGATGAAGAAGAGCAGATGCTGCTGGCGGCAGCTTCCCTTACTGCTGAGGAGATTTCTCAGAGGGTGTTTGAAATGGGGGGAATGCTTGTTCCAGCGCATATAGATAGAAGGACTTACAGTTTATGGGGGCAGCTCGGGTTTATCCCGGAGAACTTAAAATTAACTGCCGTAGAAATATCGAGAAATATATGCGAAACCGAGGCGAGAAAGAAATTTTCAATTTCAGACAAAATTTGTGTTATAACCTCATCTGATGCCCACAGATTGAAAGAAATGGTTTTTCAGAAAACCTTTTTATATCTGGAATCACCAAGTTTTTTAGAAATTAGAAAGGCTTTTGAAGCAAAGGAAGGGAGGCGCGTAATAATAAAAGAGTGA
- the nuoF gene encoding NADH-quinone oxidoreductase subunit NuoF: MQFYRSHVLVCGGGGCMSSGCLKVKEAMLSGIERMGLSQEIKVVVTGCMGPCHLGPMVLVYPEGVLYTKVTPEGAAKIVEKHLYMGEVVEELVAREHDGRLAPTLRENPFFAKQVKIALRNTGLIDPMSIEEYIAVDGYKALTKVLSEMKPEEVIDVIKKSGLRGRGGAGFSTGLKWSFTARAKGYPKYVLCNADEGDPGAFMDRSVLEGDPHSVIEAMAIAGFAVGANQGYVYVRAEYPLAVERLGHAISQAREWGLLGKNILGTGFDFDLDIKVGAGAFVCGEETALIASVEGKRGEPRPKPPFPANEGYLGKPTLINNVETYANICPIILNGAEWFASYGTSNNTGTKVFALAGKINNTGLVEVPMGTSLGDIIYDIGGGIPGGKKFKAAQTGGPSGGCIPREYLNTPVDYETLKELGTIMGSGGLIVVDEDTCMVDFAKFFLQFVQDESCGKCAPCRLGTKRMLEILERITRGEGREGDIERLIDTGNIIKETALCGLGQTAPNPVLSTIRYFRDEYEAHIKYKKCPASVCASLFDSPCQNACPAGVEVPLYISAIRQKDYSRAVEIIRENNPFPAICGRVCNHPCESKCRRSQIDDPVAIRALKRFAADYDMKNPQKPVLRALKSKKVAIIGAGPSGLTAAYYLAREGYSVTVFEALPVAGGMMAVGIPEYRLPREILAAEIEHIKSVGVEIKLNQALGRDFSLEDLKKQNFEAIL, translated from the coding sequence ATGCAATTTTACAGAAGCCATGTGCTGGTATGCGGCGGCGGGGGATGTATGTCATCCGGATGCCTCAAAGTAAAGGAAGCAATGCTTTCAGGTATTGAGCGGATGGGCCTTTCGCAGGAAATCAAAGTAGTGGTAACGGGGTGTATGGGCCCCTGTCATCTAGGCCCCATGGTGCTAGTGTATCCGGAGGGCGTGCTCTATACCAAAGTTACGCCGGAAGGCGCCGCAAAGATAGTCGAAAAACATCTCTATATGGGGGAGGTAGTGGAGGAACTGGTGGCCCGGGAACACGACGGTCGGCTTGCCCCCACGTTAAGAGAAAACCCTTTTTTCGCAAAACAGGTAAAAATTGCCCTGAGAAACACAGGCCTTATAGACCCCATGAGTATAGAGGAATATATAGCTGTTGACGGGTATAAGGCATTGACCAAAGTACTGAGTGAAATGAAACCCGAAGAAGTGATAGATGTCATTAAAAAGTCAGGCCTTCGGGGTCGCGGCGGTGCAGGGTTCTCTACAGGATTGAAGTGGAGCTTTACCGCCAGGGCTAAAGGCTATCCCAAATATGTACTGTGCAATGCCGATGAAGGAGATCCCGGCGCATTCATGGACAGAAGTGTCCTGGAAGGAGATCCCCATTCCGTGATAGAAGCCATGGCTATAGCAGGTTTCGCTGTAGGTGCAAATCAGGGGTATGTTTATGTCCGGGCAGAATACCCCCTGGCGGTGGAACGTTTGGGCCATGCCATTTCCCAGGCCAGAGAGTGGGGCCTACTGGGCAAGAATATCCTGGGGACCGGTTTTGACTTTGACCTTGATATAAAGGTAGGGGCGGGAGCCTTCGTATGCGGTGAAGAGACGGCCCTTATAGCATCGGTGGAGGGGAAGCGTGGGGAGCCCAGGCCAAAACCACCATTTCCGGCCAACGAAGGGTATCTCGGGAAACCCACTCTTATAAACAATGTGGAGACCTATGCCAATATCTGCCCGATTATCTTGAATGGAGCCGAATGGTTTGCTTCATACGGTACTTCCAACAATACCGGGACCAAGGTGTTCGCCCTGGCCGGAAAAATCAACAACACAGGCCTTGTGGAGGTGCCCATGGGCACGAGTCTGGGGGATATAATATACGATATCGGAGGAGGAATACCCGGCGGGAAAAAATTCAAGGCTGCCCAGACCGGTGGGCCTTCCGGGGGATGCATACCCAGGGAATATTTGAATACTCCTGTGGATTATGAGACATTGAAGGAACTGGGCACCATCATGGGTTCCGGTGGACTTATCGTAGTGGATGAAGATACATGTATGGTGGACTTTGCAAAATTCTTCCTACAGTTTGTGCAGGACGAATCCTGCGGCAAGTGCGCCCCATGCCGCCTGGGCACCAAGAGGATGCTGGAGATTCTGGAACGCATCACCAGGGGTGAAGGCCGCGAAGGGGATATTGAGAGGCTCATAGATACCGGCAATATCATAAAGGAAACCGCCCTGTGCGGCCTGGGGCAAACGGCTCCGAACCCGGTACTCTCCACCATCAGGTATTTTAGAGACGAGTATGAAGCACACATAAAATATAAAAAATGTCCTGCTTCGGTATGTGCAAGCCTTTTTGATTCGCCATGCCAGAACGCCTGTCCCGCCGGAGTGGAAGTGCCGCTTTATATAAGCGCCATAAGGCAAAAGGATTATTCCAGAGCGGTGGAAATAATAAGGGAAAACAACCCCTTCCCGGCCATTTGCGGCAGGGTGTGCAACCATCCCTGCGAGTCTAAATGTCGCAGATCCCAGATAGATGATCCTGTGGCCATAAGGGCATTGAAAAGATTTGCCGCCGACTATGATATGAAAAATCCACAAAAGCCCGTCTTGAGAGCGCTCAAAAGTAAAAAAGTGGCCATCATCGGTGCAGGTCCTTCGGGGCTTACCGCGGCCTATTACCTGGCGAGGGAAGGGTACAGCGTTACGGTATTTGAAGCTCTGCCGGTGGCCGGAGGCATGATGGCGGTAGGGATTCCCGAATACCGGCTTCCCAGGGAGATCCTGGCGGCGGAAATCGAGCATATAAAATCCGTCGGGGTCGAGATAAAATTGAATCAGGCCCTCGGAAGAGATTTTAGCCTGGAAGATTTAAAGAAACAGAACTTTGAAGCCATATTATAG